The following are encoded in a window of Acidobacteriota bacterium genomic DNA:
- a CDS encoding M48 family metalloprotease yields the protein MAINWDDVRYRGDARDVNELYEVYRVKDYLAAFEENLRRQDAGIREQFLKDGIRLSRTLSPRIFTIYQDLCDRLGTPMDVEIFCLPDAAVNAVAILDIQEAGTWSLVGVTAGALEKLDDDELKAILGHEVGHFLFGNHRLSALRNTDPDNPALTVLPVFGESLFLRWQKKAEISADRVGLLACGNLQAAARALLKATFGLSDRNINIDIAALMAQIDEIRGHPEMMREAFSSHPLLPVRLKALESFSRSAKAARNGFPAAAEPLDDEALENETDALVALSRRYPHKRVGEAVMRAVALGGVRVLSADGDVSEQEIKILISLLYKHFTDEPEKEIVTDPDKLDQALPKELAVIREDGDPDDAGFVLSRLADVALADGALLEPEGGVILEIAEKLEFPVRSAYGILMQAAQEVGFQVDQKLNRLADQFKQSLTRNPPSPGK from the coding sequence GTGGCGATCAACTGGGACGACGTGCGGTACCGGGGGGACGCCCGGGACGTGAACGAGTTGTACGAGGTGTACCGGGTCAAGGACTACCTGGCGGCCTTCGAGGAAAACCTGCGGCGGCAGGACGCGGGGATCCGGGAGCAGTTCCTCAAGGACGGCATCCGGCTGAGCCGGACCCTTTCCCCCCGCATCTTCACCATCTACCAGGACCTCTGCGACCGCCTGGGCACCCCCATGGACGTGGAGATCTTCTGCCTCCCCGACGCGGCAGTCAACGCCGTGGCCATCCTGGACATCCAGGAGGCCGGGACCTGGTCGCTGGTGGGCGTCACCGCCGGGGCCCTGGAAAAACTCGACGACGACGAACTGAAGGCCATCCTGGGGCACGAGGTGGGACACTTCCTCTTCGGCAACCACCGCCTGAGCGCCCTGCGCAACACCGACCCCGACAACCCTGCCCTGACGGTGCTCCCCGTCTTCGGCGAGAGCCTCTTCCTGCGCTGGCAGAAGAAGGCGGAGATCAGCGCCGACCGGGTGGGGCTCCTGGCGTGCGGCAACCTCCAGGCGGCGGCCCGGGCCCTGCTCAAGGCCACCTTCGGCCTCAGCGACCGCAACATCAACATCGACATCGCGGCCCTCATGGCCCAGATCGACGAGATCCGGGGGCACCCCGAGATGATGCGGGAGGCCTTCTCCTCCCACCCGCTGTTGCCGGTCCGGCTCAAGGCCCTGGAGTCCTTCTCCCGCTCGGCCAAGGCCGCCCGGAACGGTTTCCCGGCCGCCGCCGAGCCGCTGGACGACGAGGCCCTCGAAAACGAGACCGACGCCCTGGTGGCCCTCAGCCGGCGTTACCCCCACAAGCGGGTGGGCGAGGCCGTGATGCGGGCGGTGGCTCTGGGCGGGGTGCGGGTCCTCTCCGCCGACGGCGACGTGAGCGAGCAGGAGATCAAGATCCTCATCTCACTCCTCTACAAGCACTTTACCGACGAGCCCGAGAAGGAGATCGTCACGGACCCGGACAAGCTCGACCAAGCGCTCCCGAAGGAGCTGGCCGTCATCCGCGAGGACGGGGACCCCGACGACGCGGGCTTCGTCCTCTCCCGCCTGGCGGACGTGGCCCTGGCGGACGGGGCGCTCCTGGAGCCCGAGGGCGGGGTCATCCTGGAGATCGCCGAGAAGCTGGAGTTCCCCGTGCGATCCGCCTACGGGATCCTCATGCAGGCCGCCCAGGAGGTGGGTTTCCAGGTGGACCAGAAGCTCAACCGCCTCGCCGACCAGTTCAAGCAGTCCCTGACCCGGAACCCTCCCTCACCCGGGAAGTAG